A region of Desulfosporosinus sp. Sb-LF DNA encodes the following proteins:
- a CDS encoding MBL fold metallo-hydrolase, with product MSTIYQDLIQFSIHIPQIDLSFHQYLIPAKEPLLIHTGNVQQANALVPQLKATLNGESLKYIFISHFEADECGGLSYILEQFPEAKTICSEVTARQLSGFGFTNEVIIKKAGEKITTDNYELEFISYPSEMHLWEGLLAMENRRGIFFSSDLMIRFGEATGLVVDADWTTEIKNIKPEQVPDPEKRKQLQNTLSQLNPKFVATGHGPCLNT from the coding sequence ATGTCAACTATTTACCAAGACCTAATTCAATTTAGTATCCACATCCCTCAAATTGACCTGTCATTCCACCAGTATTTAATCCCCGCTAAGGAGCCTCTTCTAATCCATACTGGCAATGTCCAGCAAGCCAATGCTTTGGTGCCCCAACTCAAGGCCACACTCAACGGCGAGAGCCTCAAGTATATTTTCATTTCTCATTTTGAGGCGGATGAATGCGGAGGGCTATCTTATATTTTAGAACAATTTCCTGAAGCTAAGACCATCTGTTCAGAGGTAACAGCGCGTCAGTTAAGCGGTTTTGGTTTTACCAATGAAGTTATTATTAAGAAAGCCGGCGAAAAGATCACTACAGATAACTATGAGCTGGAATTCATCAGCTATCCTTCAGAAATGCATCTCTGGGAGGGCTTACTAGCCATGGAAAACCGTCGGGGTATTTTCTTCAGCAGTGATTTAATGATCCGCTTTGGCGAAGCTACAGGTCTCGTTGTTGATGCCGATTGGACCACAGAAATTAAGAACATTAAACCCGAACAAGTACCTGACCCAGAAAAACGAAAGCAACTTCAAAATACTCTAAGTCAATTAAACCCCAAGTTTGTAGCAACAGGTCATGGACCTTGCTTGAACACTTGA
- a CDS encoding GDSL-type esterase/lipase family protein, whose amino-acid sequence MRLRNTSISVFIINLMVLLILTMLIPRDVVASPVSVSNLVSLGDSIAYGTGAPTGLGYTDLFFSYLQSKQDEEGIQLFNLSKPGAKSSGLLNQLRDDGTLKDPLAHARVVTVSIGGNNLLEPVIRAVATAYHLDLNSPQLGEQLVKALQTDKELNKTFYDIALSGTLETELNSGVAEFEANWPQIIGTIKTSTPEAQIFALTVYNPFSPGDIMFSLFDPFVQQINTTIRVGQGYTVADIYSCFLQGFDLKPLNFDFLQGHIDPHPTQQGHKMIFQTLSILFDLAEASPWESKTGVVANKTWTIKFSTSLAESAGEFIQVYTATGLPVNVSLKQGGLWSDSLIVSPPHDGYPPGLYSLYIKSGLPAKLGLKLDRSMRMDFIVE is encoded by the coding sequence TTGAGATTGCGCAATACGAGCATCTCGGTGTTTATAATAAACCTCATGGTTTTACTTATCTTAACTATGCTCATCCCTAGGGACGTGGTAGCAAGCCCAGTATCAGTCAGTAATCTGGTCTCATTAGGTGATTCGATTGCCTATGGCACAGGCGCTCCTACTGGGCTAGGATATACAGATCTCTTTTTTTCTTACTTGCAAAGTAAGCAGGATGAAGAGGGTATTCAGCTCTTTAATTTATCGAAACCTGGTGCGAAGAGTAGCGGTCTCCTAAATCAATTAAGAGACGACGGGACTCTGAAAGACCCCTTAGCACATGCGCGTGTCGTGACCGTCAGCATTGGCGGAAACAATCTACTTGAACCTGTGATTCGGGCGGTAGCAACCGCTTACCATCTTGATCTCAATAGCCCGCAACTGGGAGAGCAGCTAGTAAAAGCTCTACAAACGGACAAAGAACTGAATAAAACATTTTATGACATCGCTCTTTCTGGAACCTTGGAAACGGAGTTAAATAGTGGTGTGGCTGAGTTTGAGGCGAATTGGCCGCAAATAATAGGAACAATTAAAACATCAACCCCGGAAGCTCAGATTTTTGCATTGACCGTATATAACCCGTTTTCTCCAGGGGACATTATGTTTTCTCTATTCGATCCTTTTGTCCAGCAGATTAACACGACGATTAGAGTTGGACAAGGGTATACTGTCGCGGATATATATTCGTGTTTTTTGCAGGGATTTGATCTAAAACCTCTGAACTTCGATTTCTTACAAGGCCACATTGATCCACACCCTACGCAGCAAGGTCACAAGATGATTTTTCAGACTCTATCGATCTTATTTGATCTTGCCGAGGCTTCTCCTTGGGAGAGTAAAACAGGAGTAGTGGCTAACAAGACATGGACCATTAAATTTAGCACGAGTTTAGCAGAATCGGCTGGGGAATTTATTCAAGTCTATACGGCAACAGGTCTCCCAGTGAACGTTTCGCTGAAACAAGGAGGGCTATGGTCGGATTCCCTGATTGTGTCGCCTCCTCATGACGGCTATCCTCCAGGGCTTTATAGCCTTTATATAAAGAGTGGATTGCCCGCTAAATTGGGTCTGAAATTGGATCGAAGCATGAGAATGGATTTTATCGTGGAATGA